In a single window of the Pongo abelii isolate AG06213 chromosome 1, NHGRI_mPonAbe1-v2.0_pri, whole genome shotgun sequence genome:
- the LOC129059462 gene encoding uncharacterized LOC128031832 homolog: MAILSVRADFCQAQHSIFADK; this comes from the coding sequence ATGGCGATTCTGAGTGTGAGGGCAGACTTCTGCCAGGCTCAGCACAGCATTTTCGCTGACAAGTGA
- the PTP4A2 gene encoding protein tyrosine phosphatase type IVA 2 isoform X2, with product MNRPAPVEISYENMRFLITHNPTNATLNKFTEDWPFDDGAPPPNQIVDDWLNLLKTKFREEPGCCVAVHCVAGLGRAPVLVALALIECGMKYEDAVQFIRQKRRGAFNSKQLLYLEKYRPKMRLRFRDTNGHCCVQ from the exons ATGAACCGTCCAGCCCCTGTGGAGATCTCCTATGAGAACATGCGTTTTCTGATAACTCACAACCCTACCAATGCTACTCTCAACAAGTTCACAGAG GATTGGCCATTTGATGATGGAGCTCCACCCCCTAATCAGATAGTAGATGATTGGTTAAACCTGTTAAAAACCAAATTTCGTGAAGAGCCAGGTTGCTGTGTTGCAGTGCATTGTGTTGCAGGATTGGGAAG GGCACCTGTGCTGGTTGCACTTGCtttgattgaatgtggaatgaagtacGAAGATGCAGTTCAGTTTATAAGACA aaaaagaagGGGAGCGTTCAATTCCAAACAGCTGCTTTACTTGGAGAAATACCGACCTAAGATGCGATTACGCTTCAGAGATACCAATGGGCATTGCTGTGTTCAGTAG
- the PTP4A2 gene encoding protein tyrosine phosphatase type IVA 2 isoform X1, giving the protein MNRPAPVEISYENMRFLITHNPTNATLNKFTEELKKYGVTTLVRVCDATYDKAPVEKEGIHVLDWPFDDGAPPPNQIVDDWLNLLKTKFREEPGCCVAVHCVAGLGRAPVLVALALIECGMKYEDAVQFIRQKRRGAFNSKQLLYLEKYRPKMRLRFRDTNGHCCVQ; this is encoded by the exons ATGAACCGTCCAGCCCCTGTGGAGATCTCCTATGAGAACATGCGTTTTCTGATAACTCACAACCCTACCAATGCTACTCTCAACAAGTTCACAGAG gaacttaAGAAGTATGGAGTGACGACTTTGGTTCGAGTTTGTGATGCTACATATGATAAAGCTCCAgttgaaaaagaaggaatccacGTTCTA GATTGGCCATTTGATGATGGAGCTCCACCCCCTAATCAGATAGTAGATGATTGGTTAAACCTGTTAAAAACCAAATTTCGTGAAGAGCCAGGTTGCTGTGTTGCAGTGCATTGTGTTGCAGGATTGGGAAG GGCACCTGTGCTGGTTGCACTTGCtttgattgaatgtggaatgaagtacGAAGATGCAGTTCAGTTTATAAGACA aaaaagaagGGGAGCGTTCAATTCCAAACAGCTGCTTTACTTGGAGAAATACCGACCTAAGATGCGATTACGCTTCAGAGATACCAATGGGCATTGCTGTGTTCAGTAG